CTGGTCATCAACCCCAACATTTCCGAAAGCGTCTCCACGCTAATTCAGGCAGAGGCGCAGCGCAGCGCTTCAACCGGGACCGAGATCGCGATAGCCACGGCACCGTTCGGCGTTGCGTACATCGAGACACGCTTCGAGGCACTGGTCGGTGCGTACGCGAGCGCATGCGTGGCGGCGGAACGCCATGGCACCTATGATGGTGTCGTGATCGCTGCATTCGGCGATCCGGGCTTACAGGGTATCAAGGAACTCATCGACGTGCCCGTCGTCGGCTTGACCGAGTCCTCGCTCGTCACTGCGGCGATGCTCGGGCAGCGCTTCTCGATTGTTGCGATCTCGTCGCGGATCAAGGCCTGGTACCGGGAGACGGTCGAACGTAGTCATCTGGCGAGCCGGCTGGCCAGCATTCGCGCGCTTGACGAACCTTTGCGCGACATTGGCAGCGTACAGCAGGACTATGCTGGACGACTGAAGGCATTGTGCAACGAGGTGGTCGAGGTCGACGGGGCCGACGTCATCATCATCGCTGGCGCACCCCTCGCAGGGCTCGCACGTGAGATCCGTAACGAACTGCCGGTACCCGTGGTCGATGGCGTATCGAGTGCGATCACCCAGCTTGAGGGGCTTATCCGTCTGAGTCCCGGAAAAGCGACGCAAGGGAGCTTCGCCCAGCCGCCCGTCAAGCCGAACCGCGGCCTGCCCGAATCGCTTGAAAGGCTGATGTGCCGTAGTCAGGCGGAGTAGCCGATCAATCATCACGTGGGGATGACATGAAAAGGATTCTCGTAGACGCCGGACCCTTTCGCTTTGTGGGTCAACTCGAAGAACAGAAGGCACCGCGCACCTGCCAACGCTTTCTCCAACTGCTGCCATTCAAAAACAAGGTTATTCATTCTCGCTGGAGCGGCGAGGCTGTGTGGATTCCGCTAGGCGACTTCGATACCGGATTACCTTTTGAAAACCACACCAGCCACGCGTCACGCGGGGATGTCCTTTTCTATCCGGGAGGCTTCAGCGAGACGGAACTCCTGTTCGTCTATGGCAGCTCGATCTTTGCAAGCAAAATGGGCCAACTGGCGGGCAACCATTTCTTCACGTTGACGGAAGGTCACGAGCACCTCGAAGCATTCGGCAAACTTGTTCTATGGGAAGGCGCACAAGACATTACGTTTTCGTTGTTGAACGCGCAAGCCTTGCCTTCGAGGTGACGGATTCGCTCGCGCGACACCTCGAACTGCTCGCCGGCCTCTTCGAGCGTGTGCTCGGATGTCCTATCGAGCCCGTATCGCAGAAGCGTCCTCGATCATCTCACCAGGCGTAGAGTTCTCGCTAGGGAATGTGTCGGCTGCGGGAGCCTGCTGAAACAGTTACAAGATAACGATTGACGCTGCCGATGTGCGGCGGTTAGGCTACCGTTTGAAGTTCAAGAAGTTCGATTGCTGTTCATCAATTGTTCGCTACTCAGCGATATTCGTTGTCCTCTCCCTCCTTGACGCTTCACTCGCTCGTTGACTGGGCACATCTCTGTTTTTTTGTTCAAGGATTCTTCATGGAAACCGGTATCGTTAAGTGGTTCAACGACAGCAAAGGCTTTGGCTTCATCACACCGGACAAGGGCGGCGACGACCTGTTCGCGCATTTTTCGGAAATTACGGGCGAAGGCTTCAAGACCCTTGCTGAAAACCAGAAGGTGAGTTTCGAAATCAAGAAGGGGCCGAAGGGTCTGCAAGCGGCGAATATCAAGCCGCTGTAACGTTGCCTGAAGCGCCCGGCGCCGTCGATGGACGTCGGGCCACCACGACATCTCGCGGAGCTTTGCCTCCTCACTGGTACGAGCGTTCTGATCGGAAATCTGTCTGTTCAGCCGCCTGCCAGTCGTCATCGCCACTACGCACGTTGCGTGCTGGTCTGCCAGATAGCGTCAACGCACTTTTTCGTGCTCCAACTGCTTCGCCGTAGTTTCCTGCGGCGTCAGATCGGCACGCACATTCCGCGCGACATTCGCGCACTCCAACACCATTAAAATTACAATGGAAAACGAATACATTCAGCATTACAACGGCTATGCCGTTCAACCCTCGGCGCATCGTTTGCCCGACGGCAGTTTTTCATCCAATCTGCTGCTCGAACGTACTGATAACGCGCACGGTGATCGCCGGTACCGCTTTTATTCGCTCGATTACTTCACGAGCGAAGAGCAGGCGCTGCAGCACTCGACACGTTGGGCGCGCAACTGGGTCGACACCCGCGGTTAAGGGCGACACCGACAGTCAGCGATTCGCGGATGTGCTGCTCGTCCACCTCTAGCCTCATGCGGTTGACGGTGGAATAAATCCCGGACTGCCTGTCTTCACGACTTCGTTGAACCGCTGCCGAATCTCGATCGCGTTGATCTCGGCGAAGGCATCGGAGGGCAGCGCCGAGATGTCCAGATTCTCGCGCGCACGCGCCGCCGTCTTGGGTGTTGTCAGCACGGCTGTGCCGCGCTGCACCGCCCACGCAAGCAGCACTTGCGCCGGCGTTTTACCCACCCGCGCGGCAACACGAGCGACGACGGGATCTTCGATCGGCCCTGGCCTGATTCCATGTCCGAGCGGCGCGAATGCGGTGAATACGACGCCGTTCTGAGCGCAATACGCTAACAGCCCGGTTTCCGGCAGGTACGGATGCGCCTCGACCTGAATGGCCGCGGGCTTGATTCTTGCCGATTCGTACAAGGGCTGCAGTTCGGCTAGCGTGATGTCGGACAGCCCGATTGCGCGGCACCGTCCGCTGTCTACGAGTTCCTCCATCGCGCGCCATGTGTCGAGCAGCGTCACGCCTTCGTCGTAAATCACATTGCCGTCTGCATCGCGCGGGTCCTGTTCGTCGCCTGCCTGAAACGCAAATGGCGTGTGAACAAGATAGAGGTCCAGGTAATCGAGGCCAAGCCGTTCAAGACTCGCAGCCAGAGCGGGGCCGACGCGCTCGGGCCGATGGTTCGAATTCCACAGCTTGGTCGTCACGAAGATTGCGTCGCGTGCGATCCCGCCTGCTGCCAGTCCCGCCTTAAGCGCGCCGCCCACTTCTCGCTCGTTGCGATATCGCTCGGCGCAATCGAAATGCCGGTAGCCGGCTTCGATCGCATCGCGTGTGGCGGTCACGGTCGTCGCCGGATCGGTGATCAGCGTACCGAAACCAATGACGGGCATCTGCGCGCCGTCACGCAGCGTGTACATCCCGCTGCGGAAATCATTCGAACCGGTCATGGCGAACCCTCCACGTGCACCGCGCGTTGACATCTTAGGACGATTCGCTCGCGGTTTCATTGCAACTGACTGCGCTCGCGGTGTTTACACGGTTGCTTCACTTCGAGATCAGCCTGTCGAGACGACGACGCCGTCGGATAGCGCATGCGCGTTGCGTGTGCCCACGGCTCGTCGCGTCGATGGCGGCAACTAGCTGCCGAAGAAGATCGAGCAAAAGCTAATAGGACCGGCGCAGCTATCCCTCGACATGCTGACGCCGCTGCGACGGACTATCTCTGAGTGCGGTTGTTGCGATCCCGTTTGCTCTTTCCCGCTGGCGGTGCCTCCGTAGTCGGATGACATTCCATAACTCTGCTGGGCTTGGGCAGAAGGGGGTCTTTCCTGAGCGACGGACAGCGCGGGGGCGGCGACTGCCGCGAGGACAACCAAGGAACGAATCAATGACTTCATTGTGCTCTCCACCAACGAGGTGCCGCGGAGACCTCCACGGCGCTTAAGAAAACGAACGCAAAAAAGAAGAACGGCGCTGCGCTATCGTCGCTGCGTCAACGCGGTGTCTCCAGTGGAATACGACTCCCATCCGCCGCCCAGTACCTTGCATAAGGTGATGAGGTTTGCATCGGCGTCGGCCTTGCTTTGTTCGAGATTGCTCTGCGCATCGAGCAACTGTTTCTGCACATTGAGCACGTCGAGGAAATCGACGGCGCCCGCCTTGTATCGCTGACGTGCAATCGACAGCGCGCGCAGGTTCAGCTTGACGACCTCTTCCAGTCGCTCGTGCCGACGCTGTTCGGCGTCGTAGACGATCAACGCATCGTCCACTTCGCGCCATGCCTGAAGCACGGTGCGCTTGTAGACAATCGCGGCTTCCTGTTGCTGCGCTTCGCGCAACTGGAGCGTTCCCTTCAGGCGTCCTCCTTCGAAGATCGGCAGGGTGATGGACGGACCGACAACAAACTGACCGGACGCCCAATCGGCGAGATTCGAAAGCTGAAGACTTTGGAAGCCGGCGCTCCCGTTGAGCGAGATGCGCGGGTAAAAGTCGGCCTTCGCCATGCCAATGGCCGCCGTCGCGGCGTGCAACTGCGCTTCTGCCTTGCGGATGTCGGGCCGCCGCTGTACCAGCTCAGATGGAAAGCCAATCGGCACCTGGGCGGGCAGCGCGGGAACATCGCCCGGGTCCGCGAGCATGTCGCCCAACGCACCGGGTTCTTTCGCGAGCAGAACGCCGATTGCATTGATCGTCGTTGCCCTGCGCGATTCGAGTGTCGGGATCAGGCTTTCGATATTGGCCGCCTGCGCTGACGCATTGGCCACATCCAGATCGGTCGTCACGCCTTCATGCGCACGCGTTTGCGTGAGGCGCGTCGCGTCGCGTGCGATGTCGAGGTTCTGCCGTGCGATCTGGAGCAGCGCCTGTGTGTCGCGCAACTGGATGTAATCGCGTGCGAGTTCGGCGCGTGCGGACAGCAGCACGGCGTTGCGCTCTTCGAAGGACGCGTCCGTCAACGCAGACGCGGCTTCCACACTGCGCCGGACGCGGCCCCAGATGTCGATTTCCCACGAAGCGTCGAAGCCGAACTGATACAGGTCGTAAGCGGGCGAGCCCTTCGAACCCGGCATCGCGGACACGCCGAGCGGCGCGCTGCCCGATGCCGATTGCGGCTGCGTGCTGGTCGGCGTGACGCCGAGCAACGACAGGATGCCATTCTCACTGCCGCGCTCGCGGTTATATGACGCCGCGCCCGTCAGCGTCGGGTATTCGGCCGCGCCCGCCACGCGTTGCTCGGCGCGGCTTTGCCGCAGACGGGCCGACGCCGCCGCCACGTCGAGATTGGCATCTGCGAGCTGCTTTTCGAGCGCATTCAGCGTGGGATCGTTGAACAGTTCCCACCAGTCCGGATTGAAGCCCGCTTCGACGGCCTTGCTCGGTGCCTGTGCGGACTGCGTGCGATTGAAGACGTCCGGTGTCGAACTCGCTGGTCGTTCGAAATCGGGGCCCACCAGACAGCCGCTCAGCGCAAGGCAAAGCGATGCTGCCAACGCAGGCATGCGTAGGGAGAACTCGCGCACGCTCATTTGTTATCCGCTCCCGCGAGCGTTGCATTGGCGCGCTTGCTCACTGCCACTTCCGCTTCCACCGACAGGCCCACGCTCAACGCCGACGCCGCTTCCTGACCCGGGTCGATTGTGATCTTGACGGGCACACGCTGGACGACCTTGGTGAAGTTGCCCGTCGCATTGTCGGGTGCGATAGGTGCGAAGCTCACGCCCGTCGCCGGGGCCAGGCTGTCGATATGGCCGCGGATCACCACGCCCGGGAAACTGTCGACCTTGATGCGCACGTTCTCGCCCGGCCGCATATGAGTGATCTGGTTCTCCTGGAAGTTGGCCACGACATACGCGGAAGACAGCGGCACGATCGCGAGCAACGGCGCACCCGGCGTGACGAATGCACCGACGCGCACCGAGCGTCGGCCGACTTTGCCGTCGACGGGTGCATGAATTTCCGTGTACGACAGATTGAGCTTCGCCTGCGCGAGAGCGGCCTCGGCACGCGCGAGCGCGCCCGCAGCCTTGTCGCGCTGGGTGCGCAACACGTCGAGGTTCTGCTCCGTCGCGGCCAGCGCGGCGCGGTCGTGGGCCTGTTGCGCGAGTTGCTCGGCGAGCGCGCTGGCGGCGTGCTGCTGCTCCTGCGTCGTCCCTGCACCGGCGTCGGACAGGTTCTGGTAGCGTGCCGCATTCGCTCGCGCAAAGCTGATGGAGGCTTCGTCCGAACGCAAGGTGGCGCGCGCCTGATCGACCAGCGAAGGGTGCCGTGCGATCTCTGCGTCATCATTGGCAAC
This Paraburkholderia phymatum STM815 DNA region includes the following protein-coding sequences:
- a CDS encoding aspartate/glutamate racemase family protein, yielding MKILVINPNISESVSTLIQAEAQRSASTGTEIAIATAPFGVAYIETRFEALVGAYASACVAAERHGTYDGVVIAAFGDPGLQGIKELIDVPVVGLTESSLVTAAMLGQRFSIVAISSRIKAWYRETVERSHLASRLASIRALDEPLRDIGSVQQDYAGRLKALCNEVVEVDGADVIIIAGAPLAGLAREIRNELPVPVVDGVSSAITQLEGLIRLSPGKATQGSFAQPPVKPNRGLPESLERLMCRSQAE
- a CDS encoding DUF3830 family protein, which encodes MKRILVDAGPFRFVGQLEEQKAPRTCQRFLQLLPFKNKVIHSRWSGEAVWIPLGDFDTGLPFENHTSHASRGDVLFYPGGFSETELLFVYGSSIFASKMGQLAGNHFFTLTEGHEHLEAFGKLVLWEGAQDITFSLLNAQALPSR
- a CDS encoding cold-shock protein, coding for METGIVKWFNDSKGFGFITPDKGGDDLFAHFSEITGEGFKTLAENQKVSFEIKKGPKGLQAANIKPL
- a CDS encoding aldo/keto reductase, with the protein product MTGSNDFRSGMYTLRDGAQMPVIGFGTLITDPATTVTATRDAIEAGYRHFDCAERYRNEREVGGALKAGLAAGGIARDAIFVTTKLWNSNHRPERVGPALAASLERLGLDYLDLYLVHTPFAFQAGDEQDPRDADGNVIYDEGVTLLDTWRAMEELVDSGRCRAIGLSDITLAELQPLYESARIKPAAIQVEAHPYLPETGLLAYCAQNGVVFTAFAPLGHGIRPGPIEDPVVARVAARVGKTPAQVLLAWAVQRGTAVLTTPKTAARARENLDISALPSDAFAEINAIEIRQRFNEVVKTGSPGFIPPSTA
- a CDS encoding efflux transporter outer membrane subunit, coding for MSVREFSLRMPALAASLCLALSGCLVGPDFERPASSTPDVFNRTQSAQAPSKAVEAGFNPDWWELFNDPTLNALEKQLADANLDVAAASARLRQSRAEQRVAGAAEYPTLTGAASYNRERGSENGILSLLGVTPTSTQPQSASGSAPLGVSAMPGSKGSPAYDLYQFGFDASWEIDIWGRVRRSVEAASALTDASFEERNAVLLSARAELARDYIQLRDTQALLQIARQNLDIARDATRLTQTRAHEGVTTDLDVANASAQAANIESLIPTLESRRATTINAIGVLLAKEPGALGDMLADPGDVPALPAQVPIGFPSELVQRRPDIRKAEAQLHAATAAIGMAKADFYPRISLNGSAGFQSLQLSNLADWASGQFVVGPSITLPIFEGGRLKGTLQLREAQQQEAAIVYKRTVLQAWREVDDALIVYDAEQRRHERLEEVVKLNLRALSIARQRYKAGAVDFLDVLNVQKQLLDAQSNLEQSKADADANLITLCKVLGGGWESYSTGDTALTQRR
- a CDS encoding HlyD family secretion protein codes for the protein MSSVTRIPTKLIRVAVIVVVLGVAAWGCTKLLANPDTESTNDAYVVADFTLVAPRISGQISQVLVEDNQQVKAGQLMVRLDDRDLQAALLSARADVAAAKAAVANDDAEIARHPSLVDQARATLRSDEASISFARANAARYQNLSDAGAGTTQEQQHAASALAEQLAQQAHDRAALAATEQNLDVLRTQRDKAAGALARAEAALAQAKLNLSYTEIHAPVDGKVGRRSVRVGAFVTPGAPLLAIVPLSSAYVVANFQENQITHMRPGENVRIKVDSFPGVVIRGHIDSLAPATGVSFAPIAPDNATGNFTKVVQRVPVKITIDPGQEAASALSVGLSVEAEVAVSKRANATLAGADNK